The Phacochoerus africanus isolate WHEZ1 chromosome 3, ROS_Pafr_v1, whole genome shotgun sequence genome window below encodes:
- the NPBWR2 gene encoding neuropeptides B/W receptor type 2 gives MEAAGPEHLDSRGSPFPGTTGASLSWDNGTRHNVTFPEPLPALYVLLPVVYSLICAVGLLGNTAVICVILRAPKLKTVTHVFILNLAVADGLFTLVLPASIAEHVLQHWPFGELLCKLVLAVDHGNIFSSAYFLAAMSLDRYLVVLATAQSRRVPWRTLRGAKVASLCVWLGVAVAVLPFFTFAGVYSNELQVLSCGLSFPWPERAWFQASRIYTLVLGFAVPMCTLCVLYADLLRRLRALRLHSGAKALGKARRKVTLLVLAVLAVGLLCWTPFHLASVVALTTDLPQTPLVIVISYVVTSLSYASSCLNPFLYAFLDNGFQKSLRTACRCPGA, from the coding sequence ATGGAGGCCGCCGGGCCAGAGCACCTGGACAGCAGAGGCTCCCCCTTCCCGGGCACAACAGGAGCCAGCCTCTCCTGGGACAATGGCACCAGACACAACGTCACCTTCCCGGAGCCACTGCCAGCCCTCTACGTGCTCCTGCCAGTGGTGTACTCCCTCATCTGTGCCGTGGGGCTGCTGGGCAACACGGCCGTCATCTGCGTGATCCTGAGGGCGCCCAAGCTGAAGACGGTGACCCACGTGTTCATCCTGAACCTGGCCGTCGCCGACGGGCTCTTCACGCTGGTGCTGCCCGCCAGCATCGCGGAGCACGTGCTGCAGCACTGGCCCTTCGGGGAGCTGCTCTGCAAGCTGGTGCTGGCCGTCGACCACGGCAACATCTTCTCCAGCGCCTACTTCCTGGCCGCCATGAGCCTGGACCGCTACCTGGTGGTGCTGGCCACGGCGCAGTCCCGCCGCGTGCCCTGGCGCACCCTCCGGGGGGCCAAGGTCGCCAGCCTATGCGTCTGGCTGGGTGTCGCTGTCGCAGTGCTGCCCTTCTTCACCTTCGCCGGCGTCTACAGCAACGAGCTGCAGGTCCTGAGCTGCGGGCTGAGCTTCCCGTGGCCGGAGCGCGCCTGGTTCCAGGCGAGCCGCATCTACACGCTGGTCCTGGGCTTCGCGGTGCCCATGTGCACCCTCTGTGTGCTCTACGCGGACTTGCTGCGAAGGCTGCGGGCCCTGCGGCTCCACTCCGGTGCCAaggccctgggcaaggccaggcgGAAGGTGACCCTCCTGGTCCTGGCCGTGCTGGCCGTGGGCCTGCTCTGCTGGACGCCCTTCCACCTGGCCTCGGTCGTGGCCCTGACCACAGACCTGCCCCAGACGCCCCTCGTCATCGTCATCTCCTACGTTGTCACCAGCCTCAGCTACGCCAGCTCCTGCCTCAACCCCTTTCTGTATGCCTTCCTGGACAACGGCTTCCAGAAGAGCCTCCGCACTGCATGCAGGTGCCCGGGGGCATGA